In a single window of the Heliangelus exortis chromosome 1, bHelExo1.hap1, whole genome shotgun sequence genome:
- the CGGBP1 gene encoding CGG triplet repeat-binding protein 1 gives MERFGVKSAPSRNRSKTALYVTPQDRVTEFGSELHEDGGKLFCTSCNVVLNHVRKSAINDHLKSKTHTKRRAEFEEQNVRKKQRTLTASLQCNSTAQTEKTSVIQDFVKMCLEANIPLEKADHPSVRAFLSRYVKNGSSIPKSDQLRKAYLPDGYDNENQLINTEDR, from the coding sequence ATGGAACGGTTTGGAGTGAAGTCTGCTCCATCACGTAACCGCTCGAAGACTGCTTTGTATGTGACTCCTCAGGATCGTGTAACTGAGTTTGGCAGCGAGCTGCACGAAGATGGAGGGAAACTCTTCTGTACTTCCTGCAACGTGGTTCTCAATCACGTTCGCAAGTCTGCAATCAACGACCACCTCAAGTCCAAAACGCACACAAAGCGACGGGCAGAGTTTGAAGAACAGAACGtcaggaagaagcagaggaCTCTAACTGCCTCCCTTCAGTGCAACAGTACTGCCCAGACAGAGAAAACCAGCGTCATCCAGGACTTTGTGAAAATGTGCCTGGAAGCTAATATTCCTCTCGAGAAGGCTGATCATCCATCTGTGCGAGCCTTCCTGTCCCGCTATGTCAAGAATGGAAGTTCAATACCTAAGTCAGATCAGCTAAGGAAAGCGTACCTGCCTGATGGGTATGACAATGAGAACCAGCTCATCAATACTGAAGACCGCTGA